The Periplaneta americana isolate PAMFEO1 chromosome 16, P.americana_PAMFEO1_priV1, whole genome shotgun sequence genome segment cctactgtatgtatgcatgtacaatatgtatgtatgtatgtatgtatgtatgtatgtatgtatgtatgtatatatgtatgcatgtacctactgtatgtatgcatgtacagtatgtatgcatgtatgtatgtatgtacctactgtatgtatgtatgtacagtatgtatgtatgtatgtatgtatgtatgtatgtatgcatgtacctactgtatgtatgcatgtacaatatgtatgtatgtatgtatgtatgtatgtatgtatgtatgtatgtatgtatgtatgtacctactgtatgtatgcatgtacagtatgtatgcatgtatgtatgcatgcatgcatgtactgtatgtatgtatgtatgtatgcatgcatgtactgtatgtatgtatgtatgtatgcatgcatgtactgtatgtatgtatgtattttttaaattttaatttaatacacaTAATCGGCATGCTCCGTTACTCGTGGGTAACACTACATGCCTATCTAAACATTTAACAAccattaatgtatgtatgtatgtatgtttgtatgtatgtatgtatgtatgatgtatgtatgtatgtttatatgtatgtgtgtgtgtgtgtgtgtgtgtgtgtgtgtgtgtgtgtgtgtgtgtgtgtgtagtgtGTTTACAGCATGacgtatcgtcgttgttcctgcaataactcccatgtgacatatttatcgattttcagatacttaaatagtgatacagaaaataataaaatctcctatatgtaattatatttttttgtttcgaaaatgtaagaatccactgtctcctatgtacggctgccatacgatgtatgtgttttttcttcctactgaaaaaattgatattttttacatggcagttattgcaggaacaacgacggtatGCATGTAATATGTGCTTGTCAAACATCGTATgaatgtgtatttttattgtaaagaAATGTATTGAGGAAATACGAATAGAAGCATAAGAATGTGAAAgtacaaaagtaatattaaacaatatttggATATGTTATTTAAAAAGTCCTTCGTAACTTTTACGTTGCTGTAGTATTTTAGCATCTTGTGAACTTATATTTACTTCTTTGTGACCTGTATGTATATGAGAAATAATAATGtagatatgtttttattttttcaggtGAGTGGTTCTATGCAACATCCGGATTTTTGTAAGTAGGCTACTCAGAACTTTTCTTGAAAACGTATGGtttattctgtattttaaattaaatatgaactCGGAGATTTTACATTACAATGTCCTAGTAAACCGTGTTCGATTTGTTGGTCGTATTCTGAACAGATAGTTCATAATCGTTGTTATAGCAACTAGAATCCGTATAATACgctgtattaaaatttttgtattaaaataattacggAATAACGCTCTGAACAGTTATAACATTACGGATGAAGCTAATCGTCGATTCGAGCCCAGTATAAAGCCTACATTGTTTCTCTCTTGTTAAGTGGTGATGTATGTTTTTGGTGACATGCAGACACCAGCTGATGTAAGTTCTTTCAAAAGATCACCTGAACAAAGATACTAAGGTTCAAGAGGAATATATGAAACAATTGTAGATTTATTAAGTACAGTTTATTAACTTGAAAGAAGGTGAAACAATTACGGCATAATGGTAGAAGATGTATATTTACAATAAGTTGAAATGCACATAGCgtgaactttttttaaattgcgTGGTAAATGGAAATGAGCAAGATAATAACATTGTACCTTGAATAGGTAATGCACAGATATCACAACATGTCACAAGATAAGTGGCAGTATAATCTATACATGCCGCTTGTCTAGAGAAACTCTTTCAAACATATGGAGGTGAATGACAGGCAAATATTGCCTATGGCGATGTATAATGAAACAGTgatcactatattatgctaagtTAATGGTGGTGGTGGACTGGATGGGTGGCGTGTCCGGACCTCTCAACGTGAGCGTGGAATCCGGTGTGCTTGTCAGCGGTGTAGTGAACAGTACGGGTGGTGCCGTCGGCTTCCAGAAGCTTGTAGTATCCCTCAACCTTGTGGCCGTCACGTTTCTCATGCTGTTCCTTGATGTCGTGGGTGTGTTCGTCCTTAACTCCGTACTTGAATTCGTACTTGGGGTGAGcctgtaaaaaaaaagaataagacGTATAATATTTTGCAATCTGAGCGACGTAACACATACTTTCGTGATTACCAACAACATCGCCATGTAACTAATCTTGTTgacgttcaccgctgtggagtaacggttagcatgcctcacCGTGAAaagagcccgggttcaaatcccgggtgAGACAAGTTAGCCTACTTGGTTCAgattattccggggttttccctcaacccattaagtacaaatgctgggtaacttt includes the following:
- the LOC138716195 gene encoding cuticle protein 19-like, which translates into the protein MASKSILVVFAALVAVALAQHHHLELPHYAPIPVEHHVEEHHHAHPKYEFKYGVKDEHTHDIKEQHEKRDGHKVEGYYKLLEADGTTRTVHYTADKHTGFHAHVERSGHATHPVHHHH